A single genomic interval of Oceanithermus profundus DSM 14977 harbors:
- the glpK gene encoding glycerol kinase GlpK — MAYLLALDQGTTSSRAIVFDLSGRIVALAQEPFEQHFPHPGWVEHDPTEIWHTQLATARAALEQAGLTAGDLAAVGITNQRETVVLWERSSGRPVSRAIVWQDRRTAELTDRMKREGLEARVRAKTGLVLDPYFSASKLAWLLEDPGLRRRAEAGELAFGTIDSWLVWNLTGGAVHATDVSNASRTLLFDIHAGRWDDELLELFRVPRAVLPEVRPSVGDFGVADPQWLGGPVPIHGVLGDQQAALFGQACFEAGMAKNTYGTGAFLVMNTGTEPLQGDGVLTTVAWRVRDEPLRYALEGSIFVAGAAVQWLRDGLGLIKESHEIEALAASVASSEGVYFVPALTGLGSPYWDPHARGLLVGLTRGSGRAHIARATLEAIALQVYDAVHAMETAGVHLAALRADGGAAANDLLLQIQADLLGRTVERPRVTETTALGAAMAAAVGADLADLPTLARAWQPDRRFEPAGDPEARARLIAGWHEAVARARGWAEGAGA, encoded by the coding sequence GTGGCGTATCTGTTAGCCCTCGATCAGGGGACCACCAGTTCGCGGGCGATCGTCTTCGACCTCAGCGGTCGCATCGTCGCCCTGGCCCAGGAGCCGTTCGAGCAGCACTTTCCCCACCCCGGCTGGGTGGAGCACGACCCGACGGAGATCTGGCACACCCAGCTGGCCACGGCCCGGGCGGCGCTGGAGCAGGCGGGCCTGACCGCCGGGGACCTGGCCGCCGTCGGCATCACCAACCAGCGCGAGACCGTGGTGCTCTGGGAGCGCAGCAGCGGGCGCCCCGTCAGCCGCGCCATCGTCTGGCAGGACCGCCGCACCGCCGAGCTGACGGACCGCATGAAACGCGAGGGGCTGGAGGCGCGGGTGCGGGCCAAGACCGGCCTCGTCCTCGACCCCTACTTCTCGGCGAGCAAGCTGGCCTGGCTGCTCGAGGACCCGGGGCTGCGCCGCCGCGCCGAAGCCGGCGAGCTGGCCTTCGGCACCATCGACAGCTGGCTCGTCTGGAACCTGACTGGAGGCGCGGTGCACGCCACCGATGTTTCCAACGCGTCGCGCACCCTGCTCTTCGACATCCACGCCGGCCGCTGGGACGACGAGCTGCTCGAGCTCTTCCGGGTGCCGCGCGCCGTCCTGCCCGAGGTGCGCCCCTCGGTGGGCGACTTCGGGGTCGCCGACCCCCAGTGGCTGGGCGGGCCCGTGCCGATCCACGGGGTGCTCGGCGACCAGCAGGCCGCGCTCTTCGGCCAGGCCTGCTTCGAGGCTGGGATGGCCAAGAACACCTACGGCACCGGCGCCTTCCTGGTGATGAACACCGGGACCGAGCCGCTCCAGGGGGACGGCGTCCTCACCACCGTGGCCTGGCGGGTTCGCGACGAGCCCCTGCGCTACGCGCTCGAGGGCTCGATCTTCGTCGCCGGCGCGGCGGTGCAGTGGCTGCGCGACGGGCTGGGCCTGATCAAGGAGAGCCACGAGATCGAGGCGCTGGCGGCCAGCGTGGCCAGCAGCGAGGGCGTCTACTTCGTGCCCGCGCTCACGGGGCTGGGCAGCCCCTATTGGGACCCCCACGCCCGCGGCCTGCTCGTGGGGCTGACCCGGGGCAGCGGCCGCGCCCACATCGCCCGGGCCACCCTCGAGGCCATCGCCCTGCAGGTCTACGACGCGGTGCACGCGATGGAGACCGCCGGGGTGCACCTGGCCGCCCTGCGCGCCGACGGCGGGGCCGCGGCCAACGACCTGCTCCTGCAGATCCAGGCCGACCTGCTGGGCCGGACGGTCGAGCGCCCGCGCGTCACCGAGACCACGGCGCTGGGCGCCGCCATGGCCGCCGCCGTGGGGGCCGACCTGGCGGACCTGCCCACGCTGGCGCGCGCCTGGCAGCCGGACCGGCGCTTTGAACCCGCGGGCGATCCGGAGGCACGCGCCCGCTTGATCGCGGGCTGGCACGAAGCCGTAGCACGCGCCCGAGGCTGGGCGGAAGGAGCTGGAGCATGA
- the rsmA gene encoding 16S rRNA (adenine(1518)-N(6)/adenine(1519)-N(6))-dimethyltransferase RsmA: protein MPSLTKPSTVRALLERYGLAADRRLGQNFLVDAGLLDVIVRTADVRPGQEVWEVGPGLGTLTRALALAGARVHAIEKDTRLEPVLRETLAGLPVELSFADALDCDWSEVPPGSLFVSNLPYNVATPLLSELLRQGRFGRLVVLLQREVAERLAAAPGTPAYGLLSLRAAHHARVRKVRDFPPEAFYPRPKVTSTLVELEHTGAPDDPELFRLIEAAFAARRKTLRKNLEQAGWPRDRVLAALAEAGLEPMVRAERLGIEDFRKLHAALGAPAS, encoded by the coding sequence ATGCCCTCGCTGACGAAGCCTAGCACCGTCCGCGCCCTCCTCGAGCGCTACGGCCTCGCCGCCGACCGGAGGCTGGGGCAGAACTTCCTCGTGGACGCCGGGCTGCTCGACGTTATCGTGCGCACCGCGGACGTGCGGCCGGGCCAGGAGGTGTGGGAGGTGGGCCCCGGGCTGGGCACGCTCACCCGCGCCCTTGCGCTGGCGGGCGCCCGGGTGCACGCGATCGAGAAGGACACCCGGCTCGAGCCGGTGCTGCGCGAGACCCTGGCCGGCCTCCCGGTCGAGCTCAGCTTCGCCGACGCCCTCGACTGCGACTGGTCGGAGGTGCCGCCGGGCAGCCTCTTCGTCAGCAACCTGCCCTACAACGTGGCCACCCCGCTGCTCAGCGAGCTGCTGCGCCAGGGCCGCTTCGGGCGTCTGGTGGTGCTGCTGCAGCGCGAGGTGGCCGAGCGCCTCGCCGCCGCCCCCGGCACCCCCGCCTACGGCCTGCTCAGCCTGCGCGCCGCCCACCACGCGCGGGTGCGCAAGGTGCGCGACTTCCCGCCCGAGGCCTTCTACCCGCGCCCCAAGGTGACCTCGACCCTCGTCGAGCTCGAGCACACCGGTGCCCCCGACGACCCGGAGCTCTTCCGCCTCATCGAGGCGGCCTTCGCCGCCCGCCGCAAGACCCTGCGCAAGAACCTGGAACAGGCGGGCTGGCCGCGCGACCGCGTCCTCGCCGCGCTCGCGGAGGCGGGGCTCGAGCCGATGGTGCGCGCCGAACGCCTGGGCATCGAAGACTTCCGCAAGCTGCACGCCGCGCTGGGCGCGCCGGCTTCGTGA
- a CDS encoding metallophosphoesterase produces the protein MPRIVAIGDVHAEYGKLWQALRHAGAADAHYLPTPALRAGHLRVVLLGDLVHPKTREAYTRLTGLEPYDPRNPDHLARAAREQVRALRRVKHFVDQAGGFVVVLRGNHDQAALDHKFLLGNASGIEHAEFDPERGGTPLPETLAEWLGGLPKEFVIDGIHFAHVGPAPWLQEYDDMFYQSKEPKQWWFTHPDYLARAGYRFGVYGHTVMKKGIRVFERHGFALIDALDLGQYLELIPLPDGVEWQVVRFAQSPDPG, from the coding sequence ATGCCGCGGATCGTCGCCATCGGCGACGTGCACGCCGAGTACGGCAAGCTCTGGCAGGCGTTGCGGCACGCCGGCGCCGCCGACGCCCACTACCTCCCCACCCCGGCGTTGCGCGCCGGCCACCTGCGGGTGGTGCTGCTCGGCGACCTGGTGCACCCCAAGACCCGCGAGGCCTACACCCGCCTCACCGGGCTCGAGCCCTACGACCCCCGCAACCCCGACCACCTGGCGCGCGCCGCCCGCGAACAGGTGCGCGCGCTGCGCCGCGTCAAGCACTTCGTCGACCAGGCGGGGGGCTTCGTGGTGGTGCTGCGCGGCAACCACGACCAGGCGGCGCTCGACCACAAGTTCCTGCTCGGCAACGCCTCGGGGATCGAACACGCCGAGTTCGACCCCGAGCGCGGCGGCACCCCGCTGCCCGAAACCCTCGCCGAGTGGCTGGGCGGGCTGCCCAAGGAATTCGTGATCGACGGCATCCACTTCGCCCACGTCGGCCCCGCCCCCTGGCTCCAGGAGTACGACGACATGTTCTACCAGTCGAAGGAGCCCAAGCAGTGGTGGTTCACCCACCCCGACTACCTCGCCCGCGCCGGCTACCGCTTCGGGGTCTACGGCCACACCGTGATGAAGAAGGGGATCCGCGTCTTCGAACGGCACGGCTTCGCCCTCATCGACGCCCTCGACCTGGGCCAGTACCTCGAGCTGATCCCGCTCCCCGACGGCGTCGAGTGGCAGGTGGTGCGGTTTGCCCAATCTCCGGACCCGGGTTAA
- a CDS encoding NAD(P)(+) transhydrogenase (Re/Si-specific) subunit beta has protein sequence METFIQLVYFVTAFLFILGLKQMSHPATAKRGIVWAGYAMLAATIVTFAWPGLGNFFLIIVGILVGGGAAWVIAKKVAMTDMPQMVAIYNGMGGGAAGAIAAVELLRHSAGQGEMTTGLLVLALLGGLIGAVSFSGSMVAFAKLQGLVNSRAVTFPFQQPINMAVLAVSVLFALAYLFGAQGTGVVLWFFVLALLFGVLMTIPIGGGDMPVVISLYNAFTGLAVGFEGFAIGNPAMIIAGTVVGAAGTLLTILMAKAMNRSLYSVLFGAFGAVEQEGGEIKGSLKPMEPEDAASLMAFANKVIIVPGYGMAVAQAQQKVKELMEELEKRGVEVKFAIHPVAGRMPGHMNVLLAEAGIPYEKLFDLDEINPEFETADVALVIGANDVVNPAARREGSPLYGMPILDVDKAKQVFVLKRGRGKGFAGIENELFYADNTNMVYGDASETLNKMVQALKNL, from the coding sequence ATGGAGACCTTCATTCAGCTCGTTTACTTCGTCACGGCCTTCCTCTTCATCCTCGGCCTCAAGCAGATGAGCCACCCCGCCACCGCCAAGCGCGGCATCGTCTGGGCGGGGTACGCCATGCTGGCGGCCACGATCGTCACCTTCGCCTGGCCCGGCCTCGGCAACTTCTTCCTGATCATCGTCGGCATTCTCGTCGGCGGCGGCGCGGCCTGGGTCATCGCCAAGAAGGTGGCCATGACCGACATGCCGCAGATGGTGGCCATCTACAACGGCATGGGCGGCGGCGCCGCGGGCGCGATCGCCGCGGTTGAGCTGCTGCGCCACAGCGCCGGCCAGGGCGAGATGACGACCGGCCTGCTGGTGCTCGCCCTGCTGGGCGGGCTCATCGGCGCGGTCTCGTTCAGCGGCTCGATGGTGGCCTTCGCCAAGCTGCAGGGCCTCGTCAATTCGCGCGCGGTCACCTTCCCCTTCCAGCAGCCGATCAACATGGCGGTGCTGGCCGTCTCGGTCCTCTTCGCCCTCGCCTACCTCTTCGGCGCCCAGGGCACCGGGGTGGTGCTGTGGTTCTTCGTGCTGGCGCTCCTCTTCGGCGTGCTCATGACCATTCCCATCGGCGGCGGCGACATGCCGGTGGTGATCTCGCTCTACAACGCCTTCACCGGCCTGGCCGTCGGCTTCGAGGGCTTCGCCATCGGCAACCCGGCGATGATCATCGCCGGTACGGTGGTGGGCGCGGCCGGCACCCTGCTCACCATCCTGATGGCCAAGGCGATGAACCGCTCGCTCTACAGCGTGCTCTTCGGCGCCTTCGGCGCGGTGGAGCAGGAGGGCGGAGAGATCAAGGGCAGTCTCAAGCCGATGGAGCCCGAGGACGCCGCGAGCCTGATGGCCTTCGCCAACAAGGTGATCATCGTGCCCGGGTACGGCATGGCCGTGGCCCAGGCGCAGCAGAAGGTCAAGGAGCTCATGGAGGAGCTCGAGAAGCGCGGGGTCGAGGTCAAGTTCGCCATCCACCCGGTGGCGGGCCGCATGCCCGGTCACATGAACGTGCTGCTCGCCGAGGCCGGCATCCCCTACGAGAAGCTCTTCGACCTCGACGAGATCAACCCCGAGTTCGAAACCGCCGACGTGGCCCTGGTGATCGGCGCCAATGACGTGGTCAACCCCGCCGCGCGCCGCGAGGGCAGCCCCCTCTACGGCATGCCCATCCTCGACGTGGACAAGGCCAAGCAGGTCTTCGTGCTCAAGCGCGGGCGCGGCAAGGGCTTCGCCGGCATCGAGAACGAACTCTTCTACGCCGACAACACCAACATGGTCTACGGCGACGCCTCGGAGACCCTCAACAAGATGGTCCAGGCGCTCAAGAACCTCTAG
- a CDS encoding glycine C-acetyltransferase codes for MSLSLRERIRSVLDQLKQEGLYITPPVLEAPQEPVTRVNGREVVNLASNNYLGFANHPHLKARAREFLEIWGAGSGAVRTIAGTFSYHEAFEQQLAAFKGTESALVLQSGFTANQGVLGALLQPGDLVFSDELNHASIIDGLRLTKATRHVFRHADVAHLEELLQAHDTDGLKLIVTDGVFSMDGDVAPLDRIVPLAEKYGALVYVDDAHGSGVLGELGRGTVHHFGFHENPNVVQVATLSKAWAVVGGYAAGARELRELLINRARPYLFSTSHPPAVVGALVGALELIQREPERIERLWGNTRYFKEELARLGYDTMGSQTPITPVLFGEAPAAFEASRLLLERGVFAVGIGFPTVPRGKARIRNIVTAAHTRAQLDRALEAYAAVGRELGVIG; via the coding sequence ATGAGCCTGAGTCTGCGCGAACGCATCCGATCGGTGCTCGACCAGCTGAAGCAGGAGGGGCTGTACATCACCCCGCCCGTGCTCGAGGCCCCGCAGGAGCCCGTGACCCGGGTGAACGGCCGCGAGGTCGTCAACCTGGCCTCGAACAACTACCTGGGCTTTGCCAACCACCCGCACCTGAAGGCGCGGGCGCGGGAGTTCCTGGAAATCTGGGGTGCGGGCAGCGGCGCGGTGCGCACGATCGCCGGCACCTTCAGCTACCACGAGGCCTTCGAGCAGCAGCTGGCGGCCTTCAAGGGCACCGAGAGCGCCCTCGTGCTGCAGTCGGGCTTCACCGCCAACCAGGGGGTGCTGGGGGCGCTCTTGCAGCCGGGCGACCTCGTCTTCTCCGACGAGCTCAACCACGCTTCGATCATCGACGGGCTGCGCCTCACCAAGGCCACCCGCCACGTCTTCCGCCACGCCGACGTGGCGCACCTGGAGGAGCTGTTGCAGGCCCACGACACCGACGGGCTTAAGCTGATCGTGACCGACGGGGTCTTCTCGATGGACGGCGACGTGGCCCCGCTCGACCGCATCGTGCCCTTGGCGGAAAAGTACGGCGCGCTCGTCTACGTGGACGACGCCCACGGCTCGGGGGTGCTGGGCGAGCTGGGGCGGGGCACCGTGCACCACTTCGGCTTCCACGAGAACCCCAACGTCGTCCAGGTGGCCACGCTCTCGAAGGCCTGGGCGGTGGTGGGCGGTTACGCCGCCGGGGCGCGCGAGCTGCGCGAGCTGCTCATCAACCGGGCGCGGCCCTACCTCTTTTCGACCTCGCACCCGCCCGCGGTGGTGGGGGCGCTGGTGGGGGCGCTCGAGCTCATCCAGCGCGAGCCCGAGCGCATCGAGCGGTTGTGGGGCAACACCCGCTACTTCAAGGAGGAGCTGGCCCGCCTCGGCTACGACACCATGGGCAGCCAGACCCCCATCACCCCGGTCCTCTTCGGCGAGGCGCCGGCGGCCTTCGAGGCGAGCCGGTTGCTCCTGGAGCGGGGCGTCTTCGCCGTGGGCATCGGTTTCCCCACCGTGCCGCGGGGCAAGGCGCGCATCCGCAACATCGTCACCGCCGCCCACACCCGCGCGCAGCTCGACCGGGCGCTCGAGGCCTACGCCGCGGTGGGGCGCGAACTTGGCGTAATCGGCTAG
- a CDS encoding NAD(P) transhydrogenase subunit alpha: MISGTWAALYIFMLAAFTGYEVISRVPVVLHTPLMSGSNFIHGIVLVGAMVVLGHAETTPELVIGFIGVLLAAANAAGGYAVTERMLEMFERKPKEG, translated from the coding sequence ATGATCAGCGGAACCTGGGCGGCGCTCTACATCTTCATGCTCGCGGCGTTCACCGGCTACGAGGTGATCAGCCGCGTCCCCGTGGTGCTCCACACCCCCCTGATGTCGGGATCGAACTTCATCCACGGCATCGTGCTCGTGGGGGCGATGGTGGTCCTCGGCCACGCCGAGACCACCCCGGAGCTGGTCATCGGCTTCATCGGCGTGCTGCTGGCCGCGGCCAACGCCGCCGGCGGCTACGCGGTCACCGAACGGATGCTCGAGATGTTCGAGCGGAAACCGAAGGAGGGCTAG
- a CDS encoding GGDEF domain-containing protein: MKEHTTGSGHITLLERVSSAPFGRVRRVLVIGVLLLGAVASLAALYLQVAIEATNPVDLTFLPLMFVLFLGMGVALVYRPDKLHLVENAAYLMLVLYGLSMLVYQVRYTLPELHTFTETMFWFPMLYLVAYLLHRRAMAFRIATGIWVVALVLGLLYTPFGELWRNKDAGAFNALLQFYISGIVYAMLLYAFSRIEESYAENRMLAYLDHLTQLPNRRYGEAVLVHLFRQMREHGGTFSVIMLDLDGFKKVNDRHGHDVGDRVLKRCALLIQRYLPRGARVIRWGGEEFLIVLPDLEERAALAVAEEVRRGLERSPHERVGPVLASLGVAGCRPGDTLDTLIQRADQAMYLAKQNGGNRVVAFSQLLQTAQA; encoded by the coding sequence ATGAAGGAACACACGACGGGGTCCGGACACATCACCTTGCTGGAGCGGGTCAGCTCCGCGCCCTTCGGGCGCGTGCGCCGGGTGCTCGTCATCGGGGTGTTGCTGCTGGGCGCGGTCGCCAGCCTGGCGGCGCTCTACCTCCAGGTCGCCATCGAGGCGACGAACCCCGTCGACCTCACCTTCCTGCCCCTGATGTTCGTCCTCTTCCTGGGCATGGGGGTGGCCCTCGTCTACCGCCCCGACAAGCTGCACCTCGTCGAGAACGCCGCCTATTTGATGCTCGTGCTCTACGGGCTTTCGATGCTGGTCTACCAGGTGCGCTACACGCTTCCCGAGCTGCACACCTTCACCGAGACGATGTTCTGGTTCCCCATGCTCTACCTGGTGGCCTACCTGCTGCACCGCCGCGCCATGGCCTTCCGCATCGCCACCGGCATCTGGGTGGTGGCGCTGGTGCTGGGGCTCCTCTACACCCCTTTCGGAGAGCTTTGGCGCAACAAGGACGCCGGGGCCTTCAACGCGCTGCTGCAGTTCTACATCTCCGGCATCGTCTACGCGATGCTCCTCTACGCCTTCTCGCGGATCGAGGAGAGCTACGCCGAGAACCGCATGCTCGCCTACCTCGACCACCTGACCCAGCTGCCCAACCGCCGCTACGGCGAGGCCGTGCTCGTGCACCTCTTCCGCCAGATGCGCGAACACGGCGGCACCTTCAGCGTGATCATGCTCGACCTCGACGGCTTCAAGAAGGTGAACGACCGCCACGGGCACGACGTGGGCGACCGCGTGCTCAAGCGCTGCGCCCTGCTGATCCAGCGCTACCTGCCGCGCGGCGCGCGGGTGATCCGCTGGGGCGGGGAGGAGTTCCTGATCGTCCTTCCCGACCTCGAGGAGCGCGCGGCCCTGGCCGTGGCCGAAGAGGTGCGGCGGGGGCTCGAGCGCTCACCCCACGAACGGGTGGGGCCGGTGCTGGCCAGCCTCGGGGTCGCCGGCTGCCGCCCGGGCGACACGCTCGACACCCTGATCCAGCGCGCCGACCAGGCCATGTACCTCGCCAAGCAAAACGGCGGCAACCGCGTCGTGGCGTTCTCCCAGCTGCTGCAGACCGCCCAGGCCTAG
- a CDS encoding FAD-dependent oxidoreductase: MNREKQLDALKNRTFDLLVIGGGATGAGIALDAATRGLSVALVERGDFSEGTSSRSTKLVHGGVRYLEAAVKHLDRVQYNLVRDALRERGIILRLAPHLAHPIPLLTPLYRAWEVPYYFSGLKAYDLLAGHERLKPSRFVPRSRALEEFPQLKEEGLVGGVEYYDGQFDDARMNVAVILTALREGATVANYVEVTGLVKQGDRVAGAEVRDRLADEDFTVRARTVVNATGPFTDLIRRMDDPDAPPMVVTSSGVHIVLPGRFSPPGTGLLIPKTEDGRVLFVLPWMGHTLAGTTDEPAELSFHPRPQEEEIDYILRHLKRYFALEPGRDDILAAWSGLRPLVRDPKAHDTAELARDHIISESDSGLVTIAGGKWTTYRKMAEDLVDYVVRTRDLHPARGCITDRVFVEGAAGFDADGWRGLVERFGLDEDVARHLNQSYGDRAPEVARLAAEGFGERLAQEHPFVEAEVVWAVRREMAVTPIDALARRTRLAFLDQKAALAALKRTADLMAAELGWSVEEQQAHVDEARTRLLEAL; this comes from the coding sequence ATGAACCGGGAAAAGCAGCTCGACGCACTGAAGAACCGGACCTTCGACCTGCTCGTCATCGGCGGCGGCGCCACCGGGGCGGGCATCGCGCTGGACGCCGCCACCCGGGGGCTGAGCGTGGCGCTGGTGGAGCGCGGCGACTTCTCCGAGGGCACCTCGAGCCGAAGCACCAAACTCGTCCACGGAGGGGTGCGCTACCTCGAGGCCGCGGTCAAGCACCTCGACCGGGTCCAGTACAACCTGGTGCGCGACGCCCTGCGCGAACGCGGCATCATCCTGCGCCTCGCGCCCCACCTGGCCCACCCCATTCCCCTGTTGACGCCGCTCTACCGGGCCTGGGAGGTGCCCTACTACTTCTCGGGCCTCAAAGCCTACGACCTGCTCGCAGGGCACGAACGCCTCAAGCCCAGCCGCTTCGTCCCCCGCAGCCGGGCGCTCGAGGAGTTCCCCCAGCTCAAGGAGGAGGGGCTCGTCGGCGGGGTGGAGTACTACGACGGCCAGTTCGACGACGCGCGGATGAACGTGGCGGTGATCCTGACCGCGCTGCGCGAAGGGGCGACGGTCGCCAACTACGTCGAGGTGACGGGCCTCGTCAAGCAGGGGGACCGGGTCGCCGGCGCCGAGGTGCGCGACCGCCTGGCGGACGAGGACTTCACGGTGCGCGCCCGCACCGTGGTCAACGCCACCGGCCCCTTCACCGACCTGATCCGCCGCATGGACGACCCCGACGCCCCCCCGATGGTGGTCACCAGCTCCGGGGTGCACATCGTCCTGCCCGGCCGGTTCAGCCCCCCGGGCACGGGCCTGCTCATCCCCAAGACCGAGGACGGGCGCGTCCTCTTCGTGCTCCCCTGGATGGGGCACACCCTGGCCGGGACCACCGACGAACCCGCCGAGCTCAGCTTCCACCCGCGCCCGCAGGAGGAGGAGATCGACTACATCCTGCGGCACCTGAAGCGCTACTTCGCGCTCGAGCCCGGACGGGACGACATCCTCGCCGCCTGGAGCGGGCTGCGGCCGCTGGTGCGGGACCCCAAGGCGCACGACACCGCCGAACTCGCCCGCGACCACATCATCAGCGAGTCGGACAGCGGCCTGGTCACGATCGCCGGCGGCAAGTGGACGACCTACCGCAAGATGGCCGAGGACCTGGTGGACTACGTGGTGCGCACCCGCGACCTGCACCCGGCGCGCGGCTGCATCACCGACCGGGTCTTCGTCGAGGGGGCCGCCGGTTTCGACGCGGACGGCTGGCGCGGCCTGGTCGAGCGCTTCGGCCTCGACGAGGACGTGGCCCGGCACCTGAACCAAAGCTACGGCGACCGCGCGCCCGAGGTGGCCCGCCTCGCCGCCGAGGGCTTCGGCGAACGGCTGGCGCAGGAGCACCCCTTCGTCGAGGCCGAGGTCGTCTGGGCGGTGCGGCGGGAGATGGCCGTCACCCCCATCGACGCGCTCGCGCGCCGCACCCGGCTGGCCTTCCTGGACCAGAAGGCGGCCCTCGCGGCGCTCAAGCGCACCGCCGACCTGATGGCGGCCGAGCTGGGCTGGAGCGTGGAAGAGCAACAGGCGCACGTGGACGAGGCGCGGACCCGCCTGCTCGAAGCGCTCTGA
- the metK gene encoding methionine adenosyltransferase yields the protein MLRLVTSESVTEGHPDKLADRISDAILDAILAKDTAARVAAETLVKTGMVLVAGEITTKAYVHLPDLVRRTVKEVGYTRAKFGFDGDTCAVLSAIDEQSPDIAGGVNTAYEVRVLGSTDPYDQVGAGDQGLMFGYATRETEELMPLPITLAHRLTRRLAEVRKSGELPYLRPDGKAQVTVAYDGDRPLYVETVVLSAQHAPDIDPDELRDDLIEKVVRQAIPAGLLRDDTHFLINPSGRFVLGGPHGDAGLTGRKIIVDTYGGAVPHGGGAFSGKDPTKVDRSGAYYARYMAKNLVAAGLAERALVEVAYAIGKARPVGLRVETFGTGTLTDSQITEVARKVFDPRPLAIIEELELLRPIYTETSAYGHFGREGFPWEETRRVADLLQAAGG from the coding sequence TTGCTACGACTGGTGACATCCGAATCGGTAACCGAGGGGCACCCCGACAAGCTGGCCGACCGCATCTCCGACGCGATCCTCGACGCCATCCTGGCGAAGGACACCGCGGCGCGCGTCGCCGCCGAGACGCTGGTCAAGACCGGCATGGTCCTGGTCGCGGGCGAGATCACGACCAAGGCCTACGTGCACCTGCCCGACCTGGTGCGGCGCACCGTCAAGGAGGTGGGCTACACCCGCGCCAAGTTCGGCTTCGACGGCGACACCTGCGCGGTGCTCTCGGCGATCGACGAGCAGTCCCCCGACATCGCCGGGGGGGTCAACACCGCCTACGAGGTGCGCGTGCTCGGCTCCACCGACCCCTACGACCAGGTGGGCGCGGGCGACCAGGGGCTGATGTTCGGCTACGCCACCCGCGAGACCGAGGAGCTGATGCCGCTGCCCATCACCCTGGCGCACCGGCTCACCCGCCGCCTCGCCGAGGTGCGCAAGTCGGGCGAGCTCCCCTACCTGCGCCCCGACGGCAAGGCCCAGGTCACCGTGGCCTACGACGGGGACCGGCCCCTCTACGTAGAGACCGTGGTCCTCTCGGCCCAGCACGCCCCCGACATCGACCCCGACGAGCTGCGCGACGACCTGATCGAAAAGGTGGTGCGCCAGGCGATCCCCGCGGGGCTGCTGCGCGACGACACCCACTTCCTCATCAACCCTTCGGGCCGCTTCGTCCTCGGCGGCCCCCACGGCGACGCCGGCCTGACCGGACGCAAGATCATCGTCGACACCTACGGCGGGGCCGTCCCCCACGGCGGCGGCGCCTTCAGCGGCAAGGACCCCACCAAGGTGGACCGCTCGGGGGCCTACTACGCCCGCTACATGGCCAAGAACCTCGTGGCCGCCGGCCTGGCCGAGCGCGCCCTGGTGGAGGTGGCCTACGCCATCGGCAAGGCGCGGCCCGTGGGCCTGCGCGTGGAGACCTTCGGCACCGGGACCCTGACCGACAGCCAGATCACCGAGGTGGCGCGCAAGGTCTTCGACCCGCGCCCCCTCGCGATCATCGAGGAGCTCGAGCTGCTGCGCCCCATCTACACCGAGACCTCGGCCTACGGCCACTTCGGGCGCGAAGGCTTCCCCTGGGAGGAGACGCGCCGGGTCGCCGATCTGCTGCAGGCGGCCGGGGGCTAG
- a CDS encoding CarD family transcriptional regulator has product MGFNVGDPVVYPAQGGGYIREIAEREVMGERNTYYVIELLRKPGTIMVPVEKAERLGLRPPLAGADRDALVRALGEARDLASGWPARQREIGRALSESDPLELARMLASLHRRHQLRPLSGTEHQQYRELVGILSEELALAENGDLQAAEAYLTERLNALADEA; this is encoded by the coding sequence ATGGGGTTTAACGTCGGGGACCCGGTCGTCTACCCCGCCCAGGGCGGCGGGTATATTCGCGAAATCGCCGAGCGCGAGGTCATGGGCGAGCGCAACACCTACTACGTCATCGAGCTGCTGCGCAAGCCGGGGACGATCATGGTCCCGGTGGAGAAGGCCGAGCGCCTCGGCCTCCGCCCCCCGCTCGCCGGCGCCGACCGCGACGCGCTGGTGCGGGCGCTGGGCGAGGCCCGGGACCTCGCCAGCGGCTGGCCCGCGCGCCAGCGGGAGATCGGCCGCGCCCTCAGCGAGAGCGACCCCCTCGAACTCGCCCGCATGCTCGCCTCGCTGCACCGCCGCCACCAGCTGCGCCCGCTCTCGGGCACCGAGCACCAGCAGTACCGCGAGCTGGTGGGCATCCTCAGTGAAGAGCTGGCGCTCGCCGAAAACGGCGACCTCCAGGCCGCTGAGGCCTACCTGACCGAACGGTTGAATGCCCTCGCTGACGAAGCCTAG